In one Nitrospirota bacterium genomic region, the following are encoded:
- a CDS encoding radical SAM protein, protein MRGKQCTSRERVPISPCFSLDDPNASGCLRLPVAPACNIQCGFCSRTFDLGEELQGLSLTPEAAVEEVRSRIERGERVSSVVVSGPGEPLANAATFVVLRQLNCLFPELLLGISTNGLLLRDRLEQVVADGVRSVAITISAFWPETAKRVYSRILYKGRRYSLEDAAEFLLRNQWQGMMLAVDAGLHVTVNGVFSPGVNEGDIPLIAEKAGQYGARAMHILPAPGEGLKDGAMPDEKALAALREKCRSFFEDR, encoded by the coding sequence ATGCGCGGAAAGCAATGCACTTCACGGGAACGTGTCCCCATTTCGCCCTGTTTCTCCCTTGACGACCCGAATGCCTCGGGCTGCCTCCGGCTTCCCGTGGCCCCGGCCTGTAATATCCAGTGCGGTTTCTGCTCCCGCACATTCGATCTCGGCGAGGAGCTGCAGGGTCTTAGCCTGACGCCGGAAGCGGCCGTGGAGGAGGTTCGATCGCGCATCGAGCGCGGTGAGCGCGTGAGCAGCGTTGTGGTCTCCGGTCCCGGTGAGCCGCTCGCAAACGCGGCGACCTTTGTCGTGCTCCGGCAGCTCAACTGCCTGTTCCCGGAACTGCTGCTCGGCATCTCTACGAACGGCCTACTCTTGAGAGACCGCCTGGAGCAGGTCGTCGCGGACGGCGTGCGAAGCGTCGCGATCACGATCAGCGCTTTTTGGCCCGAAACGGCGAAGCGGGTCTATTCCCGCATTCTTTATAAAGGAAGACGGTATTCCCTGGAGGACGCGGCGGAATTCCTGCTCAGGAACCAGTGGCAGGGCATGATGCTCGCCGTGGATGCGGGGCTTCACGTGACCGTGAATGGGGTATTTTCCCCCGGCGTCAACGAGGGAGATATCCCGCTCATCGCTGAAAAGGCCGGACAATACGGTGCGAGAGCAATGCATATCCTTCCCGCACCGGGAGAAGGGCTCAAGGACGGGGCAATGCCGGACGAAAAGGCGCTTGCCGCATTACGCGAAAAATGCAGGTCCTTTTTCGAGGATCGCTGA
- a CDS encoding class I SAM-dependent methyltransferase, with amino-acid sequence MDPYSKDKLLSFYNFHLQKFGDRPEALRWTPQGQLRRYHMLADIATAEQLDGSSVLDYGCGTGDFYRFLKRRGITVRYTGVDINKNFIDLARKKYPECTFKVMNTDDDDLDGFFDYIFICGVFNLNVPGVDDDMKNALIALFKHCNRGLALSALSSHTPVKDPELHFTSPEDMLKFSIEHLSPAVALRHDRIQHDFLLYVYAAYNEIEL; translated from the coding sequence GTGGACCCGTACTCGAAAGACAAGCTTCTCTCCTTCTATAATTTTCATCTGCAAAAATTCGGAGACCGGCCCGAGGCGCTCCGCTGGACGCCGCAGGGGCAATTGAGACGCTACCACATGCTCGCGGACATCGCGACGGCGGAGCAGCTGGATGGCAGCAGCGTACTCGACTACGGGTGCGGCACCGGCGACTTTTATCGCTTCCTGAAACGGCGAGGCATCACAGTCAGGTACACCGGCGTTGATATCAACAAAAACTTCATCGACCTGGCCAGAAAAAAGTATCCCGAATGCACGTTCAAGGTCATGAACACCGACGATGACGACCTCGATGGCTTCTTCGATTACATCTTTATCTGTGGCGTGTTCAACCTGAATGTGCCCGGCGTTGATGACGACATGAAGAACGCCCTCATCGCGCTCTTTAAACACTGCAACAGGGGCCTGGCGCTCAGCGCCCTGTCATCACACACTCCGGTCAAAGACCCCGAACTCCATTTCACATCGCCCGAGGATATGCTCAAGTTCTCCATCGAGCACCTTTCACCCGCCGTCGCTCTCCGCCACGACAGGATTCAGCATGACTTCCTCTTGTATGTGTACGCAGCTTACAATGAAATAGAACTTTAG